One Solea senegalensis isolate Sse05_10M linkage group LG13, IFAPA_SoseM_1, whole genome shotgun sequence DNA segment encodes these proteins:
- the foxi3a gene encoding forkhead box protein I3a, producing MTSSFVPELDLALPPQQELPSLGLDPPDFSLYSPPAPPHSGPSASPWLQAFGNHGNCYPCFPSADPAPSSSLAFHGSFPHLYGLPAFLPPGNPWFSFSTPDDVLCLVRPPYSYSALIAMAIQSAPYQRLTLSQIYQYVSDNFPFYSSNKAGWQNSIRHNLSLNDCFRKVPRDESDPGKGNYWTLDPNCEKMFDNGNFRRKRKRKSESVAKKSSSSSSSRDSSSSEPSSKIPCTKLPPPSDASSSSTLNDFLCHLQDSSSSSPSSLLLPASPQENFSSYSPGAVVPQWDSCSSSPPLFSSLHHAPPPFPTSHMTPSHFSSHHLTDPPLYADLQVAPCAALELQQEQQQLQAQCLPLFCGGFSEALPLDSLLLQQ from the exons ATGACGTCATCTTTTGTCCCAGAGCTGGATCTGGCGCTGCCACCCCAGCAGGAGCTTCCCTCGCTGGGCCTGGACCCGCCTGACTTCAGCCTCTAcagtcctccagctcctccacacTCCGGCCCGTCTGCCTCACCGTGGCTCCAGGCTTTCGGAAACCACGGCAACTGCTACCCCTGCTTCCCCAGCGctgaccccgccccctcctcttcccTGGCGTTCCACGGCTCCTTCCCACATCTCTACGGCCTCCCGGCGTTCCTGCCTCCCGGGAACCCCTGGTTCTCCTTCTCCACGCCGGACGACGTCCTGTGCCTGGTCCGCCCGCCCTACTCCTACTCCGCCCTCATCGCCATGGCGATCCAGAGCGCACCGTACCAGCGCCTGACGCTCAGCCAGATCTACCAGTACGTCTCCGACAACTTCCCATTCTACAGTAGCAACAAGGCCGGCTGGCAGAACTCCATCCGCCACAACCTGTCGCTCAACGACTGTTTCCGGAAGGTTCCGCGGGACGAGAGCGACCCAG GTAAAGGAAACTACTGGACTCTGGACCCCAACTGCGAGAAGATGTTCGACAACGGAAACTTCCGGCGCAAGAGAAAGAGGAAGTCAGAGAGCGTTGCCAAgaaatcttcctcctcctcatcatcacgTGACTCCTCTTCGTCTGAGCCCAGCTCTAAGATTCCCTGCACGAAgcttcctcctccctcagacgcctcctcctcctccaccctcaaCGACTTCCTGTGTCACCTCcaggactcctcctcctcttccccctcctccctcctcctccctgcttcTCCTCAGGAGAACTTCTCCTCGTACTCGCCAGGCGCCGTGGTCCCTCAGTGGGActcctgcagctcctctcctcccctcttctcctccctccatcacGCTCCTCCTCCATTCCCCACCTCCCACATGACACCCTCCCACTtctcctcccaccacctcacTGACCCGCCCCTCTACGCTGACCTGCAGGTGGCGCCGTGTGCGGCGCTGGAGctccagcaggagcagcagcagcttcaggccCAGTGTCTGCCTCTGTTCTGTGGGGGCTTCAGCGAGGCGCTGCCCCTGGactctctgctcctccagcaGTGA